The Caulifigura coniformis genome includes a region encoding these proteins:
- a CDS encoding response regulator produces the protein MGDTVSAIDDATPPRPAAPIAPRVKLLLVDDHPDQLLVLETLLAELGQELIRANSGREALRQCLQHDFALILMDVNMPGMDGFETASLIRSRPKSRQTPIIFVTAYDETETHVARGYSLGAVDYIHTPVLPEVLLAKASVFVDLALRTAEVKCQAEELEERVAERTRELQELNATLAAEIAQRESVAQDRIRLLAAAEEGVRRRDDFLAILAHELRNPLASIVSGAELLQLCDDGDPASEQAREVIARQAQHMTSLLRDLLDVSRITRGKIELHLEMVDVGRAIKEAVQNAASDLTRDGREVTVRLPETPIAIDADPTRLHQVLINLLGNAAKFTPPRGRIEIAADRDEGHARIQVRDSGIGIPEERLDDVFEPFVQLKANHSRPSSGLGIGLTMVRNLVELHRGRVAVNSRGENQGTEFTVHIPLAAPRVSAESPVKLFSAQSSDGPGPRALRFVVIEDNDDIRSTVVELIRKLGHDVWIASDGPSGIEIIERARPDVALVDIGLPGLDGYELARRISAIPALKATRLVAMTGYGQPEDRRRAIEAGFQSHLVKPVSLDDFRQLTREIASDHEKPASRAAVS, from the coding sequence GTGGGCGACACCGTGTCCGCCATTGACGACGCCACTCCGCCCCGCCCGGCGGCCCCGATCGCGCCGCGCGTCAAGCTGCTGCTCGTCGATGATCATCCCGACCAGCTCCTCGTCCTGGAAACGCTCCTCGCGGAACTCGGACAGGAGCTGATCCGGGCCAACTCGGGCCGTGAGGCGCTGCGCCAGTGCCTCCAGCATGATTTCGCCCTCATCCTGATGGACGTCAACATGCCCGGGATGGACGGGTTCGAGACCGCCTCCCTCATTCGCAGCCGTCCGAAATCCCGCCAGACGCCCATCATCTTCGTCACGGCCTACGACGAAACCGAAACCCACGTCGCCCGCGGCTACTCCCTGGGCGCGGTCGACTACATCCACACCCCCGTCCTGCCGGAGGTCCTGCTGGCCAAGGCCTCGGTGTTTGTCGACCTCGCTCTGAGGACGGCCGAAGTCAAATGCCAGGCCGAAGAACTCGAGGAACGAGTCGCCGAGCGGACCCGCGAGCTTCAGGAACTCAATGCCACGCTGGCGGCCGAAATCGCGCAGCGCGAATCCGTCGCGCAGGATCGCATCCGTCTCCTGGCGGCCGCGGAAGAGGGCGTCCGCCGACGCGACGACTTCCTCGCCATCCTGGCCCATGAGCTGAGAAACCCCCTGGCCTCCATCGTCAGCGGCGCCGAACTCCTTCAGCTGTGCGACGACGGGGATCCCGCCTCGGAACAGGCCCGCGAAGTCATCGCCCGGCAGGCGCAGCACATGACCTCCCTGCTCCGCGACCTCCTCGACGTCTCCCGCATCACCCGCGGCAAGATCGAGCTGCACCTCGAGATGGTCGATGTCGGCCGGGCCATCAAGGAAGCGGTTCAGAACGCCGCGTCCGACCTCACCCGCGACGGACGCGAGGTCACGGTCCGTCTTCCGGAGACTCCCATCGCCATCGACGCGGATCCGACGCGTCTGCACCAGGTCCTGATCAACCTCCTCGGAAATGCGGCCAAGTTCACGCCCCCTCGCGGCCGGATCGAGATTGCCGCCGATCGGGACGAGGGCCACGCCCGGATCCAGGTCCGCGACTCGGGCATCGGGATTCCCGAAGAACGGCTGGACGACGTCTTCGAACCCTTTGTGCAGCTCAAGGCGAACCATTCCCGCCCCTCCAGCGGGCTGGGAATCGGCCTCACGATGGTCAGGAACCTGGTGGAACTCCATCGCGGCCGGGTCGCCGTCAACAGCCGGGGCGAAAACCAGGGGACCGAGTTCACGGTCCACATCCCATTGGCCGCCCCGCGGGTCTCGGCCGAGTCGCCCGTCAAACTGTTCAGCGCACAGTCCTCCGATGGTCCCGGTCCCCGGGCCCTGCGTTTCGTGGTCATCGAAGACAACGACGACATCCGCAGCACGGTCGTCGAACTGATCCGCAAGCTCGGTCACGACGTCTGGATCGCTTCTGACGGACCGTCGGGAATCGAGATCATCGAACGCGCCCGTCCCGATGTCGCCCTCGTCGACATTGGTCTGCCTGGACTCGATGGCTACGAACTGGCCCGCCGGATCTCCGCCATCCCGGCGCTCAAAGCGACCCGGCTCGTCGCGATGACGGGCTACGGCCAGCCCGAGGACCGGCGGCGTGCGATCGAAGCCGGCTTCCAGTCGCATCTCGTGAAGCCCGTCTCTCTTGATGACTTCCGGCAGCTGACCCGGGAAATCGCTTCTGACCACGAGAAGCCTGCATCCCGCGCGGCGGTCAGCTGA